From the genome of Deferribacteraceae bacterium V6Fe1:
TACTGTCTTTAAACTCAAGAGCAGAAACATACTCTATATCGATATCCCCACTTTCCAACATAGAGTGGATTCTCAAAAAGTTGTGAATATGCTCTTTTGTCCTCCTTACGGCATATTCTATCGCAGTACCGGTCGTCATAAGAAAAGCCCAGTCACTACTTTGAGCAAGTAGCAGCTCCCTGCCCATTTGATTTAAACATCTTATCACATTGCTATCTGTTGAATCACCAAATTTGGTCGCAGCTTCCGTCATAAAATTGCTCATGTTCACAAGGTGACGATATATCCAATCATTTGCCCCGTTAAGCCATACCTCGAAGTAACCTTTGTCACCCCATGAAGATGGGTTCACTTTAACTATTTGATTTGTATGAAATTCATTAAGGTATTTCATAGGCGTAGTTGAAATAACATCATCCCTGTATGAAAGCTCTCTGAAGAGATTATAGATGAAATCTGTCCCCTCAAACCACCAGTGGCCAAAAAGCTCCGCATCATAAGGGGATACAATAAGAGGTGGTCTATCCATATATTTGGAAACTTCTCCCGCAAAATTTACCCTCTCGTGAACAAAATGTCTTGCATGGTCAATTGTCCTGTTAAATGCAACTTCAGGATTATAAGGCTCTTTATGCTCCGTGTTACCGGTAATCTTATAATATTTTAACCCCGTAAAAACTCTTGTACCGTCAGGCACAATATAATCCTTTATATAATCAAAATCCAAATCATAACCCACATCTCTATAGAAATCTCTATAGTTGTAGTCCCCGGGATACCCTTCTTTTGAGCTCCAAACCTGCCTTGAAGAAGTGACATCCCTTCCAAATGCTGCCACCCCTTCAGGGGTAAATACAGGGGCATAAACGCCATAAATAGGCTTTGGCTTACCAAAAATAATACCGTGAGTATCTACAAAGAAATATTTTATCCCATTTTCCGCCAAAATCTTATCAAGCCCTTCATAATAAGCACATTCTGGAAGCCATATACCTTTAGGCTGAATCCCAAAATGTTTTTTATGGGATTCCACCGCAATTTTTATCTGTGCATTAACAGCCTTTTCATTGACACTGATAAACGGTAAAAAACCATGAGTAGCACCACATGTAATTATTTCTATTTTATTGAGGTGCATAAATTTTTTATATCCATTTAAAATATTGCCACCAAGCTGTTCAAAAACATATCTTTTTATTGAAGAAATTCTTTCTTTGTAAAATTGAGCAAGTCTGTTAAATTCAAATTCATTTTTTGTCCTGTTAACCTCTTTATCACAAAGCTCCAAAGTCCTGCCCAAATATTTAAGATACCTGTCCATCAAAAACTTATCGCTGAGCATTTCGCAAAGTGGAGGGGTAAGTGAAATAGTCACATTAAAATCTCTCCCCTCATCCAAAAGTTTCTCAAAATTCATCAGAAGCGGAGCGTAACATTCCGTAATAGCCTCATACAGCCAATGTTCTTCCAAAAAATAGTCGTATTCAGGATGTTTAACAAAAGGCAAATGAGAATGTAATACCAACATCCAATATGTTTTCATTTTTCCCCTCTAAACTTTTTTGAAGAAATTATATTGTTTAATAATCCCTTCGCAATCAGGTTGCTATCTAACCCTTTTGCATCCCCGCCAAGGGAGATATTGATTATTTTGGTAATATTATCTTTGACTAACATAAACAAATCCCCCTCTTCTACCGAAATAGTGTCTGAAGGGATTATTGTTTCGTTGCTGACAGCAATGGCATAAAACTCATCTTCGTTAAGCACGCCTATCTCAGCCCAAACCTTTTTATTCACAATAAACTCACTTGAAAAGTAATAACTTCCGAAATCTGCGACATCTTTAATAATGTATTCTCCGCCATCATAAATCAGCTTAATACAAAGCTTTGGCTCTTTTATCCCAAACTCATATGAAAAATTTTTTAAAGATTGTTCCGTAACTTCCCAAAAGATATGAACCGATATAGGATTTATAGGCAAAACATATACATAATCAAAACCATACTTTTCAGGGATAACATACTCCTGCTGTTTGGTTTTAGGCGCCACAAATTCTTTTTTTTCACTTACATCTTTAGTCTCATATCCCACTTGATAAAAATGTATGCCATCAACCGGTGCAGACCTTTGTAGCAGCTCATCAGCTTTATAAAAATTAGCTATGGCACTAACAAGCTGACTTTTGGTCATCCTCCCTCGCCCCTTTATACCAAGCTCTTTTGCTTTGGCATAAAGCTCTTTCTTGCTAAACTGTTCAAACTTCACAGCGCCCTCCTATTTATATAAAACATTTTCATACATTCTAACATATTCCTTGGCAGTATTCACCCAAGAATAATCTTTTTTCATATTGTTCAAAATCAGCTTATCAAATAATGCCGAATTGTAAGCATCAATTGCTCTCCATATTGCCTCAATGAGCTTTTCTGAAGAGTAATTTTCAAAAACAATACCGTGTCCACCCTCAAAATATAAATCCTTTACAGTATCTTTCAACCCCCCTGTTTTTCTAACAATAGGGACACTACCGTATCTCATTGCAATTAACTGAGATATTCCGCACGGCTCAAATTTTGAAGGCATCAAATAAAAATCTCCCCCGGCATACATCTGTCTGCTCAAGGCTTCTTTGTATCCAAAAAATATCTTTACATTTTTACGCTTATCAAGTAATGCAAGCTTCTGTTTTACACTGCTATCCCCATCTCCAAGCAAAATAAAATTAGCCTCATCAGTAAATACCTTTAAAGCATCAATAAGAATTGAAATCCCTTTTTGCTCCGTAAACCTTGAGACAAATACAAAAAGCGGCAAATTTTCGACCATTTCACATCTTTTGCAAAGCTCTATTTTATTGTAAATTTTATCTTTGTAACTTCTCTTATTATACTTTTTAACAATAAAAGGGTCTGTATTAGGATTCCAAATCTTATAATCAAGTCCGTTTAAAATCCCTGCAAACTTAAAAGAGCATTTTTTTAAAACCCCTTCAAGGCCAAAACCGTATTCAGGAGTCATAACCTCTTGAGAGTATGTTGGACTTACGGTAGTCACAAAATCAGACATCAAAATGCCTGCCTTTAAAAAGTTTGCCAACCCGTAAAATTCAAGCCCTTCAAACCCACACAGCCAAGGGTCTATCTTTAATTTTAAAACATCTTCAATTTTAAATAGTCCTTGAAATGCAAGGTTGTGGATTGTCAAAACTATATTTGCTTCAACATCTTGATATTCAGTCTTCAAAAGTGCAGGGGTAAGTGCAGTTTGCCAATCATGACAGTGAATTATATCAGCGCCATCTATAATATATTTTACAACGTTAAGTGCTGCTTTGGAAAAACCTCCAAAAATCAAAAAGTTATCGGGATAATCCTTCCCGTCTTCGCCATAATATCCTCCTCTTTCAAACAAAAATATGTTTGACAAAAAGATAAAAGTGACCCCATTCATCTTTATTTTAAAAATCCCAAACTCAAAAACACCAAGCTCTGTATCCACCCAGGTCTTCTTCCCGGTATATTTTATTTTGTCAAACTTTTCCAAAATACCTTTATACAAAGGGGTAATGACATAAATATCATGTTTGAGATTTTTTTGAGAGACCGGCAAAGAATATGCAACATCCGCAAGACCACCCGTCTTTGAAAACGGATAAACCTCACTTGCTATATGCACAATTTTCATATCTCACCTTTTAATATTTTAGCTCCCTTTTCAGGAGGAACAGGGTTGACATGAAGACCATAACCGCACTCCAGCCCTCCGTATTTGTTAATTCGCGGGATTATCCTTATGTGATAATGATAAAAAAGATTAATGTATTTAAATTTATCAGCCGTTGGACCATCAAGATTTAAGGGGGATGTGTAAAGTATGATGTTTAATGGTATATCTCCCAAAGCGTTATGATATATTTCAAATATATTTTTAAACAGCCCGGCAAGGTCATAATTCTCTTCTTTTGTAATGCCAAAAAAATCATGTCCATGTTTTAGCGGATATATGTCAAGCTGAAAAGGATACCTTGAAGCATAGGGGATAAAAGCACTAAAAAATTTTGTCGTAACAATTTCCCTTTCTGAAAATCTTTCAAATTTCAAAACATCGCAAAAAATACATCTGTTTTTCTCTTCATAAAAATCTTTTCCCCTCTCAAGCTCTTCCGTAATTCTGTGCGGTATTACAGGCATCCCCACTATTTGGGAGTGAGGGTGCTTCATTGTGGCACCCGCAAGAAAACCGTAATTTTTGAAAAAGGATATGAATTTAATCCTGATATCGTTTTGAAGATCCAACCCCCTTAACTTTACAGTTTCAAAGAGATCTATCCAATTCTGCACGGTATATTCATTAAGAGCCAATGTGTGCCGCATATTCTCTATTATCACTTCGTGTGCACCGACTGTTGAATGATAATCATAAGGACCTACGGAAAAAGATTCAGGCACTTTTTCAACGGTAAACACGGGGTATTTATTTGGGATAACCTTCAAAATAGGTTCATCTGAATACTTCTGTCTGTCTTCTATCTTATAAATAACATTCCCTATCTGAGATTCATTACCGGGACAAAAAGGGCAATCTGATTGTTCAAAAGGGTCGTTGTCTTTTTCTTGAATAAAATAATCTCCTCTTTCCCCTCTGTCCGGAGAAACCAATACCCATTCGCCGCTTAAAGGATTATATCTCATATCGGTCAAATCTTCCCCCCTTCAAAAGACATCTCACCTTTAAATTTTACCTTTTTTTCAACTTTAAAAATAAAATTCAAGCTCAGTCCCTGCAACGTCAAATCCACACCCGATTCCGATTGAGATACCGTTTCTACATTATACCCTATTGCAGCAACCGGAATATTTTTATTAAATTTTATCATTATGGTAAGCTCAGGGCTTTTGGATGCGATTACATAATTATCTTTACCGTCAAACGCACCTTCAAACGATTTGCCGTCCAATGTGACTTGGATGTTGTCAAAAAAGTGGAAATTAAGTTCAAGCATATAAAATATATTCTCATGCTCTGTCTTGATGTCGTATTCAAACGCCAATCCATTCTCCAAAGCCTTAAACGACTTCGCTAAAGTTGTGCCATATTTTTGACCGTTTTTATACACTCCACCGTTTCTTATAAATTTTACTTTATTCTCAGAGATTTCATATTCAAACGGTTGATTGACAAAATCCCCTAATTCGGCAAACTCACATCTTTTTATTTCATTAAAATTGTAGCCCTCCATGAAATGGTCAACAAATGAATGTCTGTTGTACCAATCAAATGCAATTTTGACCTTTACTTCATCTGACAATTCGACACTCATTTCGTGAATAGTGCTAATACCTGTATCTTCAACCGTTCCTTTTCTATTTTCCAAAAGCTGCTTATGATAACCCTCAAACCTCCTGCTCATCGTGTTTTGAAGATTTAACCCATAATTTTTAAGGTCTAAAGAAACTAACCCGGCACCCACTCCCGTATTGAAGATATATTTTACCCCTTTTGTATTGGCTACGACTTGACTATAACCGTCCATAAATATGTCTTCTTCGTAAATCTTATCTATATGAGATTTATTAAAGTCAACTATCGCTTCTGCCTCAATAATATACTTATAAGCGTTGTCTCTCAAATTTGGCAGATAAATCCCTCCGAAGATGCCGTGCCACAACACGTCGTTGCATTGTGCCCTATAAATCAAATCCGTCAATCTTTCATTATTGTAAACATTTTCTTTGGAAAGTTTTAATGTCCGCTTGTGAATATGGTTACATTCAGGATATTTAACCAGAAAATTTTTCCATATAGCGCCTTTGACAAATGTTTGCATGCTACCTTTGTAATCAGTTGTCTTCAGGAAATTTTCAAGATTTTTAAGCTCTATAAATTTATCGGCAAACAGTGACCATTCCCCCATCTCCATATAAGATGTCAAAGGGAGATATGCAAAACCGTTAGGTTTATTTCTTTTAACAAACTCTTCATAAAGTTCAAATTTATGCTCTGCACCTGAAAAAAGTGACATAAACCTGTCAAACCACCCTTTTTCATAAACCCACTCATATGTCTTAGGCCATACTCCGAATTTTTCACCGTCATCAAACAATATACCGCAATAACCACCCTTATTTTCCACGTCATTAAGGTATTCCAATATTACTTCCGGCTCTTTAAAAGGGACAAAGTATCTTAATTGTTGATTTATCGGAAAGAGTTTCATTAAATATCCATCCTGTTCAGTATGAAAATATCCATTCAAGCTATCTTTATGAAATCCTATTGACAAAAAATGGTAATCATCCACCAAAATATATTCGACACCGCATTCGGCTATATCAGGAATAATGGAAGGGTCCCATACCCGCTCAGTCAACCATAGCCCTTTGGGACTTTGACCAAAATAATCTTTTATAAACGTTGAAAGTTTTGTTATCTGCCCGATTCTGTCTTTTTTAGGGATAGCCGAAAGTACCGGCTCATAAAAACCACCCGTAAAAAATTCGATTCTCCCCTCACCTGCAAGCTTTTTCATAAAATCAAAAGTTTCCGGCGAATTGATTCTTATGTAGTCCAAAAGCCAACCGCTAAAATGTACCGAAAATTTAAACCATTTGTGTGAAAAAATATTTTCAAAAAACGGTTTGTAACTTTTTTCTATTATCTCATCAACAACATTTTTAAAGTTATCCACAGGTTGATGGCAGTGGATACCAAATAACACAGGTATTCCCATAATTACCTCATACTAACCAGTCTGCTGAATCAAGACTGTCTAATTTTATTTCGAGCGGATTATACACAGGCGCCCTATCCAAAATAGCACCACCTTTGACAATACAAAATGTAATGCTTACCCTTTTAGTTTCAAATAAAGTTAATGCAATAGACCCTTCAAGAACCTCTTCATAAACAATTTCAAACAAATCATCTGAAATACTTGATTCTATTTTACCATTTTTAAAATAATATTTAATAACATGCTCAAATGGGGATAAAATTTTGAGCTCAACATAAGTGTCATCTTCATTGACCTTTTCTTTGTCAAGCTCAAGACAAAAGTAAAAATTCCTCTCATCAAAACCCCACACAAGTGAGGTTAATATACTTTCCCCTACATTCATGGATGACATATCGTATTTTAAATTAACACGACTTGCGCCAAGATACTCAAAGTAGCTGTCAATTTTACCATTTACTTCAGGATGTATATAGTTTTTCGGCTTTGATATGCTTTGGATTGCTTTACCATTTTTCTTTATTGGCTCATACAAAAATCCGGGCACATTTTCATTTAACACCCTATAAGCATTAATCAAATTGCTCCTGAAAAGATAATCAAATGTTCCAGCTTGCACAGTGTAGTGATCATCACCATACCACCAAAACCAATCACTCCCTTCTGCTATATGTAAAAACTTTTCTGCCTCTTCAATATTGTCATCCCCCTTTAATTTAATTAAATCTTTTTTCACTTCATACAAATATTCCCATGCTTTATT
Proteins encoded in this window:
- a CDS encoding DUF1926 domain-containing protein — encoded protein: MGIPVLFGIHCHQPVDNFKNVVDEIIEKSYKPFFENIFSHKWFKFSVHFSGWLLDYIRINSPETFDFMKKLAGEGRIEFFTGGFYEPVLSAIPKKDRIGQITKLSTFIKDYFGQSPKGLWLTERVWDPSIIPDIAECGVEYILVDDYHFLSIGFHKDSLNGYFHTEQDGYLMKLFPINQQLRYFVPFKEPEVILEYLNDVENKGGYCGILFDDGEKFGVWPKTYEWVYEKGWFDRFMSLFSGAEHKFELYEEFVKRNKPNGFAYLPLTSYMEMGEWSLFADKFIELKNLENFLKTTDYKGSMQTFVKGAIWKNFLVKYPECNHIHKRTLKLSKENVYNNERLTDLIYRAQCNDVLWHGIFGGIYLPNLRDNAYKYIIEAEAIVDFNKSHIDKIYEEDIFMDGYSQVVANTKGVKYIFNTGVGAGLVSLDLKNYGLNLQNTMSRRFEGYHKQLLENRKGTVEDTGISTIHEMSVELSDEVKVKIAFDWYNRHSFVDHFMEGYNFNEIKRCEFAELGDFVNQPFEYEISENKVKFIRNGGVYKNGQKYGTTLAKSFKALENGLAFEYDIKTEHENIFYMLELNFHFFDNIQVTLDGKSFEGAFDGKDNYVIASKSPELTIMIKFNKNIPVAAIGYNVETVSQSESGVDLTLQGLSLNFIFKVEKKVKFKGEMSFEGGKI
- a CDS encoding DUF4931 domain-containing protein, which gives rise to MTDMRYNPLSGEWVLVSPDRGERGDYFIQEKDNDPFEQSDCPFCPGNESQIGNVIYKIEDRQKYSDEPILKVIPNKYPVFTVEKVPESFSVGPYDYHSTVGAHEVIIENMRHTLALNEYTVQNWIDLFETVKLRGLDLQNDIRIKFISFFKNYGFLAGATMKHPHSQIVGMPVIPHRITEELERGKDFYEEKNRCIFCDVLKFERFSEREIVTTKFFSAFIPYASRYPFQLDIYPLKHGHDFFGITKEENYDLAGLFKNIFEIYHNALGDIPLNIILYTSPLNLDGPTADKFKYINLFYHYHIRIIPRINKYGGLECGYGLHVNPVPPEKGAKILKGEI
- a CDS encoding DUF1957 domain-containing protein yields the protein MKTYWMLVLHSHLPFVKHPEYDYFLEEHWLYEAITECYAPLLMNFEKLLDEGRDFNVTISLTPPLCEMLSDKFLMDRYLKYLGRTLELCDKEVNRTKNEFEFNRLAQFYKERISSIKRYVFEQLGGNILNGYKKFMHLNKIEIITCGATHGFLPFISVNEKAVNAQIKIAVESHKKHFGIQPKGIWLPECAYYEGLDKILAENGIKYFFVDTHGIIFGKPKPIYGVYAPVFTPEGVAAFGRDVTSSRQVWSSKEGYPGDYNYRDFYRDVGYDLDFDYIKDYIVPDGTRVFTGLKYYKITGNTEHKEPYNPEVAFNRTIDHARHFVHERVNFAGEVSKYMDRPPLIVSPYDAELFGHWWFEGTDFIYNLFRELSYRDDVISTTPMKYLNEFHTNQIVKVNPSSWGDKGYFEVWLNGANDWIYRHLVNMSNFMTEAATKFGDSTDSNVIRCLNQMGRELLLAQSSDWAFLMTTGTAIEYAVRRTKEHIHNFLRIHSMLESGDIDIEYVSALEFKDSIFSDLDLRKFYR
- a CDS encoding DUF4912 domain-containing protein; this encodes MKFEQFSKKELYAKAKELGIKGRGRMTKSQLVSAIANFYKADELLQRSAPVDGIHFYQVGYETKDVSEKKEFVAPKTKQQEYVIPEKYGFDYVYVLPINPISVHIFWEVTEQSLKNFSYEFGIKEPKLCIKLIYDGGEYIIKDVADFGSYYFSSEFIVNKKVWAEIGVLNEDEFYAIAVSNETIIPSDTISVEEGDLFMLVKDNITKIINISLGGDAKGLDSNLIAKGLLNNIISSKKFRGEK
- a CDS encoding glycogen synthase is translated as MKIVHIASEVYPFSKTGGLADVAYSLPVSQKNLKHDIYVITPLYKGILEKFDKIKYTGKKTWVDTELGVFEFGIFKIKMNGVTFIFLSNIFLFERGGYYGEDGKDYPDNFLIFGGFSKAALNVVKYIIDGADIIHCHDWQTALTPALLKTEYQDVEANIVLTIHNLAFQGLFKIEDVLKLKIDPWLCGFEGLEFYGLANFLKAGILMSDFVTTVSPTYSQEVMTPEYGFGLEGVLKKCSFKFAGILNGLDYKIWNPNTDPFIVKKYNKRSYKDKIYNKIELCKRCEMVENLPLFVFVSRFTEQKGISILIDALKVFTDEANFILLGDGDSSVKQKLALLDKRKNVKIFFGYKEALSRQMYAGGDFYLMPSKFEPCGISQLIAMRYGSVPIVRKTGGLKDTVKDLYFEGGHGIVFENYSSEKLIEAIWRAIDAYNSALFDKLILNNMKKDYSWVNTAKEYVRMYENVLYK